A section of the Methanoregula formicica SMSP genome encodes:
- a CDS encoding V-type ATP synthase subunit E yields MEESAEARERELLQKAEQQAEAIRAEARKRAEEIQQATIRDAERSVAIERNKQLYLAKGETKEKSLRGREKIFLSAFAEAERRLSGLRQDKQYPAIFERLARETVSAVGTNPFVLHVDKRDLDLCRTTLAAIGIRCEVIPDIECAGGLVAASPDGLVTIANTVESRIERIREHKRLAIYKILSGG; encoded by the coding sequence GTGGAGGAAAGTGCAGAAGCAAGGGAGCGGGAGCTCCTGCAAAAGGCAGAACAGCAGGCGGAAGCGATCCGGGCTGAGGCAAGGAAGCGGGCCGAGGAGATCCAGCAGGCTACGATCCGCGATGCAGAACGGTCTGTGGCAATCGAGCGCAACAAGCAGCTCTACCTGGCAAAGGGAGAGACCAAGGAAAAATCCCTCCGGGGCCGGGAGAAGATCTTCCTCTCCGCCTTTGCAGAGGCAGAGAGACGGTTGTCCGGGCTCCGGCAGGACAAGCAGTACCCTGCCATCTTCGAACGGCTCGCACGGGAGACGGTGAGTGCTGTGGGAACAAATCCGTTTGTCCTTCACGTTGACAAACGCGACCTGGATCTCTGCAGGACAACGCTTGCAGCCATAGGTATCCGTTGCGAGGTCATCCCTGACATCGAGTGCGCCGGCGGCCTTGTTGCAGCATCACCGGACGGCCTTGTCACCATCGCCAACACGGTTGAGTCGCGCATCGAGCGGATCCGGGAGCACAAGCGGCTTGCGATCTACAAAATCCTTTCCGGAGGCTGA
- a CDS encoding V-type ATP synthase subunit B, whose protein sequence is MKDSSLLTKEYRTIEYVSGPLIFVSGVLGASYGEIVKITLKDGEVRTGQVLDISEEHAVVQVFEGTRGIDLVGTTARFIGEPARITVSKDMLGRIFTGVGTPRDGGPEIIPEAVLDIAGEPINPSARDKPADFIQTGMSAIDGLNTLVRGQKLPIFSGSGLPASKLAAQIARQAKVRGEGEEFAVVFVAMGITHKEASFFMQDFERTGALDRVVFFMNLADDPTVERLAAPRCGLTVAEHLAFAHDLHVLVILTDMINYCEALREISTAREEVPGRRGYPGYMYTDLASIYERAGRLKGKKGSITQIPILTMPDDDITHPVPDLTGYITEGQIVLSRDIFRRGGDPPVDALPCLSRLMNLGIGPGKTREDHRGVADQLYASYAYGRDLRRLVAIVGEEALTDLDRKYLKFADAFERQFITQGDEDRAIETTFAIAWDLFSTLPVDELKRIKREHIAKYHPAAQEVTAQQEKSEGS, encoded by the coding sequence ATGAAGGACTCTTCCCTCCTGACCAAAGAATACCGGACCATCGAGTACGTCTCGGGACCGCTCATCTTTGTCTCCGGCGTCCTTGGCGCATCGTACGGCGAGATTGTGAAGATCACCTTAAAGGACGGCGAGGTCCGGACCGGGCAGGTTCTCGATATCTCCGAGGAGCATGCGGTTGTCCAGGTCTTCGAGGGCACGCGGGGGATCGATCTTGTCGGGACAACCGCCCGGTTCATTGGCGAGCCGGCACGGATCACGGTCTCCAAGGACATGCTGGGCCGGATCTTCACGGGCGTGGGAACGCCCCGCGACGGCGGTCCGGAGATCATACCGGAGGCGGTGCTCGACATTGCCGGTGAGCCAATCAACCCGTCGGCCCGTGACAAGCCCGCGGATTTCATCCAGACCGGGATGTCGGCGATCGATGGCCTCAACACCCTTGTCCGCGGGCAGAAGCTGCCGATCTTCTCCGGCTCCGGCCTTCCCGCGAGCAAGCTCGCCGCCCAGATCGCCCGGCAGGCAAAGGTCCGGGGCGAGGGCGAGGAGTTCGCGGTGGTCTTCGTTGCCATGGGGATCACGCACAAAGAAGCCTCGTTCTTCATGCAGGACTTCGAGCGGACCGGGGCGCTCGATCGCGTTGTCTTCTTCATGAACCTTGCCGACGACCCCACAGTCGAGCGGCTCGCGGCGCCGCGGTGCGGCCTTACGGTTGCAGAGCACCTCGCCTTTGCCCACGATTTACACGTGCTCGTGATCTTAACGGATATGATCAACTACTGCGAGGCGCTCCGCGAGATCTCGACCGCCCGCGAGGAGGTGCCGGGCCGGCGCGGGTATCCCGGCTACATGTACACCGACCTCGCCTCCATCTACGAACGGGCCGGGCGGCTGAAAGGGAAGAAGGGCTCGATCACGCAGATCCCGATCCTCACGATGCCCGATGACGACATCACCCACCCGGTGCCTGACCTCACGGGCTACATCACGGAGGGGCAGATCGTGCTCTCGCGTGACATCTTCCGGCGCGGAGGAGACCCTCCGGTCGATGCCCTGCCCTGCCTCTCGCGGCTCATGAACCTCGGGATCGGCCCTGGCAAGACCCGCGAGGATCACCGGGGCGTTGCCGACCAGCTCTATGCCAGCTATGCGTACGGCCGCGACCTGCGCCGGCTTGTGGCAATCGTGGGCGAGGAAGCGCTCACCGATCTTGACCGGAAATACCTGAAGTTCGCGGATGCCTTCGAGCGGCAGTTCATCACGCAGGGGGATGAGGACCGGGCTATCGAGACCACGTTTGCGATTGCATGGGACCTCTTCTCGACCCTGCCGGTGGATGAGCTGAAACGGATCAAGCGCGAGCACATCGCGAAATATCACCCGGCCGCACAGGAAGTGACTGCGCAGCAGGAGAAGAGCGAAGGGAGCTGA
- a CDS encoding V-type ATP synthase subunit A, which produces MISGTISRISGPVIVAKGMKGSKMYDVVKVGAEALRGEIIRLEGDEAVIQVYEDTTGLTLGEAVENTETPLSVELGPGLLSSIYDGVQRPLPVLKEMSGDFIGRGITAPGLDRKKKWEFSPSVKKGDKLGPGDIIGTVREFQFEHRILVPPKVAGTVTEIRSGPFTVEEIVCVLDNATKLSMMHTWPVRIPRPHTKKLDPLLPLITGQRVFDCMFPVTKGGTAMIPGGFGTGKTVSEQTLAKWSDTQVVVYIGCGERGNEMTDVLAEFPELVDPRTQLPLIQRTILIANTSNMPVAAREASIYTGITIAEYFRDMGYDVALLADSTSRWGEALREVSGRLEEMPGEEGYPAYLATRLSAFYERAGRVICLGSREGAERTGSVTVVGAVSPPGGDFSEPITQNTLRVVGTFWALDTNLAYRRHFPSVNWIKSYSLYLDCIAEWYDRSIAHDWRELREQAMYLLQKEVELQEIVQLVGPDALPDSEKAILEVTRMIREDFLQQSAYSDTDSFCPVEKQYMMLKVIMTYYEQVNLAMNRGVSLRQVQALPLRATIGRMKEAADAEAVRKMIDEVTAAVSHLEVER; this is translated from the coding sequence ATGATATCGGGGACAATTTCACGGATCTCGGGCCCGGTGATCGTGGCAAAGGGCATGAAGGGGTCCAAGATGTACGACGTGGTGAAGGTCGGGGCCGAGGCCCTCCGCGGCGAGATCATCCGGCTCGAGGGTGACGAGGCAGTTATCCAGGTATACGAGGACACGACCGGCCTGACGCTGGGCGAGGCCGTGGAGAACACGGAGACGCCGCTCTCGGTGGAGCTGGGCCCGGGCCTCCTCTCCTCCATCTACGATGGCGTCCAGCGCCCGCTGCCGGTCTTGAAAGAGATGAGCGGCGATTTCATCGGCCGCGGCATCACCGCACCGGGGCTTGACCGTAAGAAGAAGTGGGAGTTCTCGCCTTCCGTGAAGAAAGGCGACAAGCTCGGGCCCGGGGACATCATCGGCACGGTACGAGAGTTCCAGTTCGAGCACCGCATCCTCGTTCCCCCGAAAGTCGCAGGCACCGTCACGGAGATCCGGTCCGGACCGTTCACGGTCGAAGAAATCGTCTGCGTTCTCGACAACGCGACAAAACTCAGCATGATGCATACCTGGCCGGTCCGGATCCCCCGGCCGCACACAAAGAAGCTCGACCCCCTCCTGCCCCTCATCACCGGACAGCGGGTCTTCGATTGTATGTTCCCGGTCACGAAGGGCGGCACCGCGATGATCCCGGGCGGTTTTGGTACGGGCAAAACGGTCTCGGAGCAGACACTTGCGAAATGGTCGGACACACAGGTCGTAGTCTACATCGGCTGCGGCGAGCGGGGCAACGAGATGACGGACGTGCTCGCGGAATTCCCCGAGCTCGTGGACCCGCGTACACAACTCCCACTCATCCAGCGGACGATCCTGATCGCCAACACCTCCAATATGCCGGTGGCCGCCCGCGAGGCCTCGATCTACACGGGCATCACCATTGCGGAATACTTCCGGGACATGGGGTATGACGTGGCGCTGCTGGCCGATTCGACCTCACGCTGGGGCGAGGCGCTGCGTGAAGTCTCGGGCCGGCTCGAAGAGATGCCGGGCGAGGAAGGCTATCCTGCCTACCTCGCCACCCGGCTCTCGGCCTTCTACGAGCGGGCGGGACGGGTCATCTGCCTCGGGAGCAGGGAGGGGGCAGAGCGGACCGGTTCGGTCACGGTCGTTGGAGCAGTCTCACCGCCCGGCGGGGACTTCTCGGAACCGATCACGCAGAACACCCTTCGGGTTGTGGGAACATTCTGGGCGCTTGACACAAACCTCGCCTACCGCCGGCACTTCCCGTCCGTGAACTGGATCAAGAGCTACAGCCTCTACCTTGACTGCATCGCGGAGTGGTACGACAGGTCCATTGCCCACGACTGGCGGGAGCTCCGGGAGCAGGCAATGTACCTGCTCCAGAAGGAAGTCGAGCTGCAGGAGATTGTCCAGCTCGTTGGCCCCGATGCCCTGCCCGACAGCGAGAAAGCAATCCTCGAGGTGACACGGATGATCCGCGAAGATTTCCTCCAGCAGAGCGCGTACAGCGACACCGACTCGTTCTGTCCCGTGGAGAAACAGTACATGATGCTGAAGGTGATCATGACCTACTACGAGCAGGTGAACCTGGCAATGAACCGGGGCGTAAGCCTGCGGCAGGTGCAGGCGCTCCCGCTCCGGGCAACCATCGGGAGGATGAAAGAGGCGGCCGATGCGGAAGCGGTCCGGAAGATGATCGATGAAGTGACTGCTGCGGTGTCGCATCTGGAGGTGGAGCGATGA
- a CDS encoding aconitase X gives MQLDRDDERILAGEQGETKQKMLELIVALGKVFGAERLVPIKSAQVSGASYKTIGEYGLQWLTSLDAKAIVPAVLNPIGMPRERWEEMGVDPDFAAKQQAVVAAYERLGIALECTCTPYYLRETSFGDHLAWSESSAVSYANSVIGARTNREGGPGALAAALVGKTPCYGLHLEEKRKPQVIVRVEADTRNWDISHYGALGYHAGKLVGNRIPFFSGLESATPERLKGLGAAMAATGAVALYHVEGVTPEAAQGLFELSGLEVINVETGDVERLFKEIPVDAVAVGCPHCSPLELGEIAGLLKGKVVTMPFYVFASQGVIDRNQKTVDQIEKSGARVFADTCMVVSPVMEQYEAIMVNSGKALAYVPDMCAAVARIGTIAECVKVATE, from the coding sequence ATGCAGCTCGACCGCGACGACGAACGGATCCTTGCCGGGGAGCAGGGCGAGACGAAGCAGAAGATGCTTGAGCTCATTGTTGCGCTCGGCAAGGTTTTCGGTGCGGAGCGGCTCGTCCCGATTAAGAGCGCGCAGGTGAGCGGTGCATCCTACAAGACCATCGGCGAGTACGGCCTCCAGTGGCTTACATCGCTCGATGCAAAGGCAATTGTCCCGGCCGTGCTGAACCCGATCGGCATGCCCCGGGAGCGCTGGGAAGAGATGGGCGTTGATCCGGACTTTGCCGCAAAGCAGCAGGCCGTTGTTGCTGCCTACGAGCGGCTCGGCATTGCCCTGGAATGCACCTGCACACCCTACTACCTCCGCGAGACATCGTTTGGCGACCATCTTGCCTGGTCGGAGTCCTCCGCGGTCAGCTATGCAAACTCGGTGATTGGGGCGAGGACGAACCGGGAAGGAGGTCCCGGTGCCCTTGCCGCGGCACTCGTGGGGAAGACGCCCTGTTACGGGCTCCACCTTGAAGAGAAGCGCAAGCCGCAGGTGATCGTCCGGGTCGAGGCAGATACCCGTAACTGGGACATATCCCATTACGGGGCGCTCGGGTACCATGCGGGAAAACTCGTGGGCAACCGGATCCCCTTCTTCTCGGGGCTTGAGTCCGCGACTCCCGAACGGCTCAAGGGGCTCGGGGCGGCGATGGCGGCGACCGGTGCCGTGGCACTGTACCATGTCGAGGGCGTGACTCCCGAGGCAGCGCAGGGACTTTTCGAGCTCTCCGGCCTTGAGGTGATCAACGTTGAGACAGGAGATGTCGAACGGTTGTTCAAAGAGATCCCGGTGGATGCGGTTGCCGTAGGCTGCCCGCACTGTTCGCCGCTGGAGCTGGGGGAGATAGCCGGTCTCCTGAAGGGCAAGGTTGTCACCATGCCGTTCTATGTCTTCGCCTCACAGGGCGTGATTGATCGGAACCAGAAGACCGTGGACCAGATTGAGAAGAGCGGCGCCCGTGTCTTTGCCGACACCTGCATGGTGGTTTCACCGGTGATGGAACAGTACGAGGCGATCATGGTGAACTCGGGAAAAGCCCTTGCGTACGTGCCGGACATGTGCGCCGCGGTTGCCCGGATCGGCACGATTGCGGAGTGCGTTAAAGTGGCAACGGAGTGA
- a CDS encoding V-type ATPase subunit, with product MDWGYINARIRGMKSRLLDHRTLDNLILQPDMDSLIAELEKTAYREDLIEAKGKYTGVTAVEYALRNNFVRTFRKVLDFSKEKEARLYISIFLHRWDVQNIKTILRGKNIHVTNEEIVDCLVPVGELDEATLTELVRQPDVKAVIDLLATWDIRWARPLTTAFPEFAKSGDLGMLECALDRFYYNDALQAVSAKGANNAKIRQVLSLEVDVVNIKTILRMVRDRIAPEDAQKFLLEGGQALDEKMIARVLVLPTIAEAAAMLSTTWYPTLHPTRYRFLATIPEDVLRAQKISVIEKQLERHLVREGVDSFLGDPLSVASLIGYFWAKYNEITNIRIISRCKTADFPVENLREELVYV from the coding sequence ATGGACTGGGGGTATATCAACGCCCGGATCCGGGGAATGAAGAGCCGGCTCCTCGACCACCGGACGCTTGACAACCTTATCCTGCAGCCGGACATGGACTCGCTGATAGCCGAGCTCGAGAAGACCGCGTACCGCGAGGACCTCATCGAGGCAAAAGGGAAGTACACGGGAGTCACTGCTGTTGAATATGCCCTCCGGAACAACTTTGTCCGGACGTTCCGGAAGGTCCTCGACTTCTCGAAGGAGAAAGAGGCGCGGCTCTATATCAGCATCTTCCTGCACCGCTGGGATGTGCAGAACATCAAGACAATCCTCCGCGGAAAGAACATCCACGTGACGAACGAGGAGATTGTGGACTGTCTTGTTCCCGTTGGCGAACTGGACGAAGCAACCCTCACCGAGCTTGTCCGGCAACCGGACGTAAAGGCGGTGATCGATCTCCTTGCAACATGGGACATCCGCTGGGCCCGGCCGCTCACAACGGCATTTCCGGAGTTTGCAAAGAGCGGGGATCTCGGGATGCTGGAGTGTGCGCTCGACCGGTTCTACTACAACGACGCGCTCCAGGCAGTCTCTGCAAAAGGGGCAAACAACGCGAAGATCCGCCAGGTGCTCTCGCTTGAGGTCGATGTGGTGAATATCAAGACAATCCTCCGGATGGTGAGGGACCGGATCGCACCCGAGGATGCACAGAAGTTCCTGCTCGAAGGAGGTCAGGCATTGGATGAGAAGATGATCGCCCGGGTCCTTGTCCTTCCCACGATCGCGGAGGCTGCGGCTATGCTCTCCACAACCTGGTACCCCACGTTACATCCCACGCGCTACCGGTTCCTGGCAACGATCCCGGAGGATGTGCTCCGGGCCCAGAAGATCTCCGTTATCGAGAAACAGCTGGAGCGGCACCTGGTACGGGAGGGTGTCGACTCATTCCTTGGCGACCCGCTGAGCGTGGCGTCCCTCATCGGGTACTTCTGGGCCAAGTACAACGAGATAACGAATATCCGGATCATCTCGCGCTGCAAGACGGCCGACTTCCCGGTCGAGAACCTCCGGGAGGAGCTTGTCTATGTTTAA
- a CDS encoding ATP synthase subunit C, with product MVGWEVPIGAAIAFSFGAIGTGWAQSRIGAAGAGAIAEKPETAGTIIILEAIPETLVILGFVVASMIILMVK from the coding sequence ATGGTTGGTTGGGAAGTCCCCATCGGTGCTGCCATCGCATTCTCCTTTGGTGCGATTGGTACAGGTTGGGCGCAGTCACGCATCGGAGCAGCCGGCGCCGGTGCGATTGCTGAGAAGCCGGAGACCGCCGGAACTATCATCATCCTGGAGGCAATCCCCGAGACCCTGGTCATTCTCGGGTTCGTTGTCGCTTCCATGATCATCCTGATGGTGAAGTGA
- a CDS encoding V-type ATP synthase subunit D encodes MEQVKPTRMELMKKKAQIKLAEQGRDLLREKMDALIQEFFKILSSVSDSRDELDQISRAADLALMIAAATDDPVTLRSASFATRRSITVGISGKNIMGVPVPVIEKKRVSKSMLERGYGIIATSARIDETAERYEVELDLLIKLAETETAMRRLGAEIQMNRRRVNALEQILIPELRSQAKYIKNAIEEREREDLFRLKKVKSLLEKKKKKVREKKVKMGIQESD; translated from the coding sequence ATGGAGCAGGTCAAGCCCACGCGGATGGAGCTGATGAAGAAGAAGGCGCAGATCAAGCTTGCCGAGCAGGGCCGCGACCTGCTGCGGGAGAAGATGGACGCGCTCATCCAGGAGTTCTTCAAGATCCTCTCCAGCGTATCGGACTCCCGCGACGAGCTTGACCAGATCTCCCGGGCTGCCGATCTTGCGCTGATGATCGCGGCCGCAACCGATGATCCGGTGACCCTGCGTTCTGCTTCGTTTGCCACCCGGCGTTCCATCACGGTCGGCATCAGCGGCAAGAACATCATGGGCGTGCCTGTCCCGGTCATCGAGAAGAAACGCGTGTCCAAGAGCATGCTGGAGCGGGGCTATGGGATTATTGCCACGAGTGCACGGATCGATGAGACGGCCGAGCGGTACGAAGTGGAGCTCGACCTCCTCATCAAGCTCGCCGAGACCGAGACCGCGATGCGCCGGCTCGGGGCGGAGATCCAGATGAACCGCCGGCGCGTCAACGCGCTCGAACAGATCCTGATCCCGGAGCTGAGGAGCCAGGCCAAGTATATCAAGAACGCAATTGAGGAGCGGGAGCGGGAGGATTTGTTCCGGCTCAAGAAGGTGAAGAGCCTCTTAGAGAAGAAGAAAAAGAAGGTGAGGGAGAAGAAGGTGAAGATGGGAATCCAAGAGTCTGATTGA
- a CDS encoding V-type ATP synthase subunit F, whose protein sequence is MFKLVIVTDSDRASGFRLAGAEVYEADGMEEARAAIPPLLHKDDIGIVAVNEEYMLGLDEKLMDRIEKMHRPLIIPIPSKKKEVDRRTYIERLLRKAIGYNIVLKR, encoded by the coding sequence ATGTTTAAGCTGGTCATCGTGACGGACAGCGACCGGGCATCGGGGTTCCGGCTCGCGGGAGCAGAGGTATACGAGGCGGACGGCATGGAGGAGGCCCGGGCTGCAATCCCTCCCCTCCTCCACAAGGACGACATCGGGATCGTTGCAGTAAATGAGGAGTACATGCTCGGGCTTGACGAGAAGCTGATGGACCGGATCGAGAAGATGCACCGCCCGCTCATCATCCCAATCCCCTCAAAGAAGAAGGAAGTGGACCGGCGGACGTATATCGAGCGGCTCCTCAGAAAAGCGATCGGGTACAACATCGTGCTGAAGAGGTGA